From a region of the Alnus glutinosa chromosome 1, dhAlnGlut1.1, whole genome shotgun sequence genome:
- the LOC133876069 gene encoding serine/threonine-protein kinase rio2, with translation MKLNVDVLRYLSKDDFRVLTAVEMGMRNHEIVPAELVDRIASLKHGGTYKVLKNLLKHKLLHHDSSKYDGFRLTYLGYDFLAIKTMVNRGVFMAVGRQIGVGKESDIFEVATEDGTILAIKLHRLGRVSFRAVKSKRDYLRHRTSYSWLYLSRLAAIKEFAFMKALEEHGFPVPRAVDCNRHCVVMSLVQGYPLVQVKELQNPETVFERIVGLVVRLAEHGLIHCDFNEFNIMIDDDEKVTMIDFPQMVSVDHRNAQMYFDRDVECIFKFFSKRFNMSFQESLDDIDGSEVDTDESGRPRFSSIEKGAGFLDKELAASGFTRKDQEDMEKCIEGGIEKDAGSGEEESEGGGHSSDSELNESYISGVVSLQLQEQEEQTLNCDGEGRVEENQQNSEVRQSQTSGPETQDASDKEEDNQTMNDDDAELMKRLRKQNRRAIASVRGGRKTVASRNSYKDKGGKSSHNSKMQKQLSGW, from the exons ATGAAGCTGAACGTGGACGTTTTGAGATATCTCTCCAAGGATGATTTTAGGGTTCTCACCGCCGTCGAAATGGGAATGCGCAAT CATGAAATTGTACCTGCGGAGCTTGTCGACCGCATAGCCTCTCTAAA ACATGGGGGCACTtacaaagttttgaaaaatttgctcAAGCATAAGCTCTTGCACCATGACTCTTCCAAAT ATGACGGGTTTCGGCTCACCTACCTTGGTTATGATTTTCTTGCTATTAAGACAATGGTTAACCGCGGAGTTTTTATGGCGGTTGGTCGTCAGATTGGGGTTGGAAAAGAGTCTG ATATCTTTGAGGTTGCCACGGAAGATGGTACAATCCTAGCCATAAAGTTGCACCGACTTGGTAGAGTTTCTTTTAGGGCTGTCAAATCTAAGCGTGACTACTTGAGGCATCGTACTAGTTACAGTTGGCTGTATTTGTCCCGCCTCGCTGCAATCAAAGAGTTTGCTTTTATGAAG GCTTTGGAGGAACATGGTTTTCCTGTTCCAAGGGCCGTGGACTGTAATAGGCATTGTGTGGTTATGTCACTTGTCCAAGGTTACCCTCT TGTACAGGTTAAGGAATTGCAAAATCCGGAGACGGTTTTTGAAAGGATCGTTGGTCTTGTTGTTCGTCTAGCAGAACATGGTCTCATTCACTGTGACTTCAATGAATTCAATATTATG attgatgatgatgagaaGGTCACCATGATTGATTTTCCACAGATGGTATCTGTAGACCATCGTAATGCACAGAT GTACTTTGATCGTGATGTTGAATGcatctttaagtttttcagCAAGAG GTTCAACATGTCTTTTCAAGAAAGCCTAGATGACATTGATGGTTCAGAGGTAGACACAGATGAAAGTGGCCGACCTCGCTTTTCTTCAATAGAAAAAGGTGCTGGTTTTCTAGACAAGGAACTTGCAGCCAGTGGATTTACTAGAAAGGATCAAGAGGACATGGAGAAG TGCATTGAAGGAGGTATAGAGAAGGATGCAGGTAGTGGTGAGGAAGAAAGTGAAGGTGGTGGACACAGTTCTGACTCTGAGTTAAATGAATCTTATATAAGTGGTGTTGTTTCTCTGCAGTTGCAAGAgcag GAAGAGCAGACTTTAAATTGTGATGGGGAAGGCAGAGTAGAGGAGAATCAACAAAACTCTGAAGTACGTCAAAGTCAAACCAGTGGACCTGAAACTCAAGATGCGAGTGACAAG GAGGAAGATAATCAGACCATGAATGATGATGATGCTGAATTGATGAAGCGTTTAAGAAAGCAGAATCGGCGTGCCATAGCATCAGTGCGTGGAGGACGGAAGACTGTAGCATCCAGAAATAGCTACAAAGACAAGGGTGGCAAGTCCTCCCATAATTCAAAAATGCAGAAGCAATTGAGTGGCTGGTGA